The following nucleotide sequence is from Synergistaceae bacterium.
TTCAATTTTCTCCGCAGCGCGGAGAAAATCTTTTCGTCGGAGAAAACCGACGATAACTGGATGCAATGCCTCAATTGCTTATGGCTCCAGCCTTTGCCGTATTCAGCAGTCAATCGAGCCGATAAAGTGTCTAAAATACGTTCTCCATACTCGGCGCGTCCATTCGACAGAATGTCAGTTTTCAGACGGCGTCCAACATTCCAATAAAGCAAAGTGATTTCCGTGTCGAAAACAGCCGCGACTCGTTGACGGCTTTGTTCAATCAGGGCTTTTACTTCCGAATACAGTGTGTTCTCAATCTCGACTATGTTCATAACTTATCTCCTGCAAATTTTCTCCGCAGCGTGGAGAAAATTCGATATAACAGACATCAGCCATTGAATTACGGCAGAATGTTTTGTCAATTCAAGAATCGAAAGCGTCCGATTTTCCAAATCAACCGCCTTTGTTTAGCATAACATACCGAAACGTTTACGAGGAATATATAGAGGAAATAGCCGGAGGTTCATTGAAACTGGCCTGTCGGGTGCCCACGCATCGTCGGCTGTCGTAGTTATCGACGAAGCTCACCATACTCCCGCTTACGATTGCCAGAGGCTCCTTTTGTTGCTCCGCCAGAAAATCCCCAACCTCTATTTACTTGGACTGACGGCGACGCCGATGCACTCGGGAAAGGCCGTAAGCACATCACGAAAACATAAGGTATCACAAATAATTCCCACCCTGCAATATGATGATCTGCAGGGTGGGAATGGATATTGTTTCTGTATTCTGCTGCAATTGCGAGGGTTCTTTATTTCCTCACTTCTTTACCAGGTGAATCGCGAAGCCGCCGACTTCGGGTTCGAGGTAGGCCACGGTCAGCGATCCGGAGGCGTCGCGCTTTTCTGTCTCCGGCCTGGTTTTGATTCCCTTCGTCGCCAGATACGCCACCGCTCGATCCACGCTCAGGGTCGCAATGGCAATATGGCCGTTTTTGCCGAGGTACATCGTCTTCATGAACTCGAACCCGATACCCGCAAAATGGCTGCTGTTTCCCTGTTTCACGGCAAAACCGAACAGTTTGTCCATCGTTTGAGCGTCCGTCAGAGCCGCGTCGGCATCGGGCTCGTTGATGCCCAGGTGACGCAGTTCGAAGCCCAGCGCGAGCATCACGGCCTCCTGGCAGAGGCGCGTCACCTCAGCGTAGTTCCCGGCGGCCAGCAGCTCCGGCTTGACCATCCAGCTTCCGCCCACGGCCAGAACCTTGGGAAAGGCGAGATATTCCGCGAGGTTTTTGGGGCCGATTCCGCCGGTTGGAATGTATCTGACTCCGCTGTAAGGTCCGGCGAAAGCCTTCAGCATGGGGAGCCCTCCCGACTGCTCGGCGGGGAAGAACTTCAGAACGCTCAGCCCCAGCTCCAGCCCCTGCTCAATCTGGGACGGGCTGTTCATTCCCGGTGTAATCGGGATGTTGTTGTCCACGCAATACTTCACCACCGCCGGATTAAAGCCCGGCGAGACGAGGAACTTCGCCCCCGCCGCCACGGCGCGCTTTGCCTGGTCGATGGTGGTAACCGTTCCCGCTCCCACCAACAGATCCGGCAGCTCCGCGGAAAGCCGCTTTATGGACTCTTCCGCGGCGTCGGTTCTGAAGGTCACCTCCGCCACAGGCAGGCTTCCGGCCATCAGCGCCTGTCCCAGGGGCAGAGCCTGATCGGGCGAATCCAGTTTGACGACGGGGACGACTCCCACATCGGCGATCTTCTGCAATACGGCGTTCACATTGACCACTCCTCACTTAGAGCCGTTGGCCCTTTTCTGCAATAAATTTCTGTCCGTCCGTTCTCCGTGTTACGCGTATTCTTCAGTCACGACCGCGCTGTTGCTGTAATCCAGATTCACCTGTTCTGAATTTACGCTATTTTTTGCGCAAATCGGCGACTTTCGCCACAATGTCCTTCGCCGCGGCCTTTATCGTCTCGGCCGTTCCTTCCTTTCCGCCGGGCTTCGTCAGGGCGGAGCCCAGCCCCACGCCAAACGCTCCCGCCCTGAACCATTCGCCCAGGTTGTCCGGAGAAACGCCCCCCACGGCCAGCATTTTCGCGTTGGGCAGGGGCCCGCGGGTCGCTTTGATGAACTGAGGGCCCAGCACTTCGCCGGGGAACACCTTCACTACGTCAACTCCCAGCTCGAAGGCCTTCATCACCTCGGTCACCGATCCCACGCCGGGGATGTAGGGCACGCCGTAGCGATTGCAGATACGCGCCACGTCCTCGCTGAGGCAGTGTGCAAAAATAAATTCCGCTCCAGCCAGCATACAGGCTCGCGCCGTTTCAGGGTCGGCGACGGTCCCCGCCCCCAGAAGCAGGCCCTTTTTGCCGAGACGGGCCGTCATTTCCGCCATGATTTCCACCGCGCCCCGGTGCGTCATCGAGACCTCGATCACCGGAATGCCTCCCTCGAAAATCGCCTCCGAGGCCATGACGCCAAAGTCGATGTTGTCCACCCGAATGATCCCCACAACTCCCGCGTCGCCAATTTTCTGCAGAACTTCGTACTTACGTATCATGAAATCTCTTCCCCTTTCCGCCGTTCAGCGCTGAACGCGCCCGGAGGCGTCGCCGCCCATCAGGTTCAGAACGTCGTCAAGGGCAACCCGGTTGAAATCGCCATAAATCGTGTGCTTCAGCGCGGAGGCCGCCGCCGCGAACTCCGTGGCGCTCTGCCGCCCCTCGGCGGTGGACGGGTCCCAGTGGTTCATGCCCCAAATGAGCCCGGAACCGAAGGAATCTCCGCCGCCGATGCGGTCCACGATGTCGCGAATCTCATATTTTTTGCTGACGTGGAACGCGTCCTTCGAAGCCAGAACCACGGACCAGTTGTTCCAGTCGGCGCTGACCGACTCCCGCAGGCTGACCGCCAGGTATTTGACGTTGGGGAACGTTCCCATGACCTTTTTGGCGAGCCCCTCATATTTTGAAGTGTCGAGCTTTCCGGAGGTCACATCCACGTCCAGCTCGATGCCGAGGCACTTCTGGCAGTCCTCCTCATTGGCGATCATGACGTCGATGTACTGCGCCATCTGGCTCATGACCTCTTTGGGGGTCTTGCCCCACTTCCACAGCTTTTTACGGTAGTTTAGGTCGCAGGAGACGGTCATGCCCTTCTCCTTCGCCTTCTTCATGGCCTCAATGGCCACGGCCGCCGTGCCCTCCGCAATGGCGGGAGTGATGCCCGTGGTGTGGAACCATTTCGCCCCGTCGAAAATGGCGTCCCAGTCGAAATCTCCCGGCTTTACCTCCGCAATGGCGGCGTGAGCCCGGTCGTAGATGACCTTGGAGGGACGCATCGCCGCGCCCGTCTCCGTAAAGTAGAGCCCCAGGCGGTCTCCCGAGCGCCGAATGTGTTTCGTGCAGACGTTGAAACTGCGGAGCTCCTTAATCAGCGCGTCGCCGATGGGATTTTTCGGGGCCGCCGTGACGTAGGCCACGTCCTCGCCGTAATTGGCCAGAGAGACGGCCACGTTGGCCTCCGCTCCTCCAAAGGTCGCCACAAACTGCGGCGTCTGAAGCAGCACTTCAAGGCCGGGAGGCGTCAGCCTCAACATGACTTCGCCGAAAGTTACAAATTTTGCCATGGTTTCAATCTCTTCCTTTCATAATATTTCCTGTCACAATATTTCCTAAATACCTCAATTTTATATGAGGCCCTCCGTAACGGCTCCGAAAAACGACAGGTTATCTCGCCAGCCAGCCTCCGTCCACGGCAAGGATGTGGCCCGTCACGTAGTCGGATGCTCTGGAGGCGAGGAAAATCGCGGTTCCCTTCAGGTCGTCGGGGCTTCCCCACCGGCCTGCGGGAATGCGGTCCAGGATGTCCTTGCTGCGGACGGGGTCCTTCTGAAGGGCATCGGTGACATCGGTGGCCATGTAACCGGGAGCGATGGCGTTGACCTGGATGTTGTACTTCGCCAGTTCGTTGGCCATGAGCTTCGTCAATCCCGCAACGCCGCTTTTGCTGGCGGTGTAGGAGGGCACTCGAATCCCCCCCTGGAAGGACAGCAGCGACGCGACGCTGATGATCTTGCCGCCACGCCCCTGTTTGTGCATCTGCCGGGCCGCCGCCTGGGAGAAGAAGAAAACCGTCCTGAGGTTGAGGCTGATGACGTCGTCCCAGTCCTTCTCCGTGAAGTCCAGCAGTTCCGCCCTTCGAATGGTTCCCGCATTGTTCACGAGAATATCGATACCGCCGAATTTTTTGACGGTTTCTTCGACGGCTGCGGGGATCTTATCCTGAGAGAACAGATCCGCCTCAAAATAAAGAAAACGACGTCCCAGTCCCGTCACGGACTTTTCCAGCTCCGGCATGGGAAGAGGGCCGACTCCGACAATGTCCGCCCCGGCCTCGGCCAGTCCCTCGGCGATGCCGAAGCCCAGCCCCTTTCGAGAGCCCGTAACGACAGCCACCTTCCCCTTCAGATCGAACAATGTAGTCACCCTGCATTCCTCCTA
It contains:
- the eda gene encoding bifunctional 4-hydroxy-2-oxoglutarate aldolase/2-dehydro-3-deoxy-phosphogluconate aldolase, with amino-acid sequence MNAVLQKIADVGVVPVVKLDSPDQALPLGQALMAGSLPVAEVTFRTDAAEESIKRLSAELPDLLVGAGTVTTIDQAKRAVAAGAKFLVSPGFNPAVVKYCVDNNIPITPGMNSPSQIEQGLELGLSVLKFFPAEQSGGLPMLKAFAGPYSGVRYIPTGGIGPKNLAEYLAFPKVLAVGGSWMVKPELLAAGNYAEVTRLCQEAVMLALGFELRHLGINEPDADAALTDAQTMDKLFGFAVKQGNSSHFAGIGFEFMKTMYLGKNGHIAIATLSVDRAVAYLATKGIKTRPETEKRDASGSLTVAYLEPEVGGFAIHLVKK
- a CDS encoding bifunctional 2-keto-4-hydroxyglutarate aldolase/2-keto-3-deoxy-6-phosphogluconate aldolase, producing the protein MIRKYEVLQKIGDAGVVGIIRVDNIDFGVMASEAIFEGGIPVIEVSMTHRGAVEIMAEMTARLGKKGLLLGAGTVADPETARACMLAGAEFIFAHCLSEDVARICNRYGVPYIPGVGSVTEVMKAFELGVDVVKVFPGEVLGPQFIKATRGPLPNAKMLAVGGVSPDNLGEWFRAGAFGVGLGSALTKPGGKEGTAETIKAAAKDIVAKVADLRKK
- a CDS encoding sugar kinase, with the protein product MAKFVTFGEVMLRLTPPGLEVLLQTPQFVATFGGAEANVAVSLANYGEDVAYVTAAPKNPIGDALIKELRSFNVCTKHIRRSGDRLGLYFTETGAAMRPSKVIYDRAHAAIAEVKPGDFDWDAIFDGAKWFHTTGITPAIAEGTAAVAIEAMKKAKEKGMTVSCDLNYRKKLWKWGKTPKEVMSQMAQYIDVMIANEEDCQKCLGIELDVDVTSGKLDTSKYEGLAKKVMGTFPNVKYLAVSLRESVSADWNNWSVVLASKDAFHVSKKYEIRDIVDRIGGGDSFGSGLIWGMNHWDPSTAEGRQSATEFAAAASALKHTIYGDFNRVALDDVLNLMGGDASGRVQR
- the kduD gene encoding 2-dehydro-3-deoxy-D-gluconate 5-dehydrogenase KduD; translation: MTTLFDLKGKVAVVTGSRKGLGFGIAEGLAEAGADIVGVGPLPMPELEKSVTGLGRRFLYFEADLFSQDKIPAAVEETVKKFGGIDILVNNAGTIRRAELLDFTEKDWDDVISLNLRTVFFFSQAAARQMHKQGRGGKIISVASLLSFQGGIRVPSYTASKSGVAGLTKLMANELAKYNIQVNAIAPGYMATDVTDALQKDPVRSKDILDRIPAGRWGSPDDLKGTAIFLASRASDYVTGHILAVDGGWLAR